The Desulfarculaceae bacterium genome window below encodes:
- a CDS encoding asparaginase translates to MLKKICLIICAAALILAALPALAKDKLPLVVVVATGGTIAEKTGGGGGAQPALSGNSLVAAVPGLAKVARIRVVNLVNIDSSQMTPAIWAKLSRTVAAELAKPEVAGVVVTHGTDTMAEGAWFLDLTLTSPKTVVFTGAMRDASDLSPDGPVNIMDAVTLVLSPEAKGWGVVVCLNYYVNAARWAVKTQTTNVQTFTSGQKGYLGYVLGKVVERWHPRPPRLTLPLPAKLAKVTFVADYAGSDGSLIRYAVDHGAKGLVVEGVGSGNVNAEVYGAIKYALSKGVEVVITTRPVHGGAWPIYGDQGGGYTLKKAGCILSRDLDSFKSRLLLMLALGNGASHQHLLEFFK, encoded by the coding sequence ATGCTCAAGAAAATATGCCTTATCATTTGCGCCGCCGCGCTGATCCTGGCCGCGCTTCCGGCCCTGGCCAAGGACAAGCTGCCCTTGGTGGTGGTGGTGGCCACCGGCGGCACCATCGCCGAGAAAACCGGGGGCGGCGGCGGAGCCCAGCCCGCCCTGAGCGGCAACAGCCTGGTGGCCGCGGTGCCCGGCCTGGCCAAGGTGGCGCGCATCCGGGTGGTCAACCTGGTCAACATCGACTCCTCCCAGATGACCCCGGCCATCTGGGCCAAGCTGAGCCGCACCGTGGCCGCCGAGCTGGCCAAGCCCGAGGTGGCCGGCGTGGTGGTCACCCACGGCACCGACACCATGGCCGAGGGAGCCTGGTTTTTGGACCTCACCCTCACCAGCCCCAAGACGGTGGTCTTCACCGGGGCCATGCGCGACGCCAGCGATCTGAGCCCCGACGGGCCGGTGAACATCATGGACGCGGTGACCCTGGTGCTTTCGCCCGAGGCCAAGGGCTGGGGCGTGGTGGTGTGTTTGAACTACTACGTCAACGCGGCCCGCTGGGCGGTGAAGACCCAGACCACCAACGTGCAGACCTTCACCTCCGGCCAGAAGGGCTACCTGGGCTACGTGCTGGGCAAAGTGGTGGAGCGCTGGCACCCGCGCCCGCCCCGCCTGACCCTGCCCCTGCCCGCCAAGCTGGCCAAGGTGACCTTCGTGGCCGACTACGCGGGCAGCGACGGCTCGCTGATCCGCTATGCGGTGGACCATGGCGCCAAGGGCCTGGTGGTGGAGGGCGTGGGCTCGGGCAACGTGAACGCCGAGGTGTACGGAGCCATCAAGTACGCCCTGAGCAAGGGCGTGGAGGTGGTGATCACCACCCGGCCGGTGCACGGCGGGGCCTGGCCCATCTACGGCGACCAGGGCGGCGGCTACACCCTCAAGAAGGCGGGCTGCATCCTCTCCCGCGACCTGGATAGCTTCAAGAGCCGCCTGCTATTGATGCTGGCCCTGGGCAACGGGGCCAGCCACCAGCATCTGCTGGAGTTCTTCAAGTAA
- a CDS encoding PDC sensor domain-containing protein gives MSERPRHRAWAFFALVTILAALPLALGYYWLSNELRGEALRQHLRQVNNRLNLWQEQFYDAKWDSQADAGDDTLHLGSYDEARLMADTLVWYVYPDGHAFIEGVAVVGLDGRPRPSKAAAVIDDAGEPLPKARLDELKQTRPWLDDPWLLSYSFVIDAFQKDPERDFYISRLIPDRGRLVYVMAAPWKDKDGKLLGAVVQQQDIKQFARDIILPGAKGTSLWIVDAGGTVGVATDALAQSSAETFAASGALAAALNQGKIAVDAGKMGAQGSQMQALPQGEAQLNWRTMEGSFVLAVVESQAVLGAVGQDTLNKFGAIALLSMVILAAAGAVYTFSALRREGRMVEKATLLRYAGTVSHRVRNALVVLSGAVEMLQVKVSWGKDQQARVDNYDRAVQDIEVTVRELERLSQGDTELLHEGQLGNRSMYRIDPQKDEGGTS, from the coding sequence GTGTCTGAGCGGCCCCGCCACCGCGCCTGGGCCTTTTTCGCCTTGGTCACCATCCTGGCGGCTCTGCCTCTGGCCCTGGGCTATTATTGGCTCAGCAACGAGCTGCGCGGCGAGGCCCTGCGGCAGCATCTGCGCCAGGTGAACAACCGGCTCAACCTGTGGCAGGAGCAGTTTTACGACGCCAAGTGGGACTCCCAGGCCGATGCCGGCGACGACACCCTCCACCTGGGCTCCTACGACGAGGCCCGGCTCATGGCCGACACCCTGGTGTGGTACGTGTATCCCGACGGCCACGCCTTTATCGAGGGCGTCGCGGTGGTGGGCCTGGACGGCCGCCCCCGCCCCAGCAAGGCCGCCGCGGTGATCGACGACGCCGGCGAGCCCCTGCCCAAGGCGCGCTTGGACGAGCTCAAACAGACCCGCCCCTGGCTGGACGATCCCTGGCTGCTCTCCTATTCCTTTGTTATCGACGCCTTCCAAAAGGACCCGGAGCGCGACTTCTACATTTCCCGCCTCATCCCGGACCGGGGACGCCTGGTATATGTGATGGCCGCGCCTTGGAAGGACAAGGACGGCAAGCTGTTGGGAGCGGTGGTCCAGCAGCAGGACATCAAACAGTTCGCCCGGGACATCATCCTGCCCGGGGCCAAAGGCACCAGCCTGTGGATCGTGGACGCGGGGGGCACGGTGGGAGTGGCCACCGACGCCCTGGCCCAAAGCTCGGCTGAGACCTTCGCGGCCTCCGGGGCCCTGGCCGCGGCGCTTAACCAAGGCAAGATAGCCGTGGACGCCGGCAAGATGGGGGCCCAAGGCAGCCAGATGCAGGCGCTGCCTCAGGGCGAGGCCCAGCTGAATTGGCGCACCATGGAGGGCAGCTTCGTCCTGGCGGTGGTGGAGAGCCAGGCCGTCCTGGGCGCGGTGGGCCAGGACACCCTGAACAAATTCGGGGCCATCGCCCTGCTCAGCATGGTCATCCTGGCCGCGGCCGGCGCGGTCTACACATTCTCCGCCCTCCGGCGCGAAGGCCGCATGGTGGAAAAAGCCACCCTGCTGCGCTACGCCGGCACGGTGAGCCACCGGGTGCGCAACGCCCTGGTGGTGCTCAGCGGGGCGGTGGAGATGCTCCAGGTCAAGGTGTCCTGGGGCAAGGACCAGCAAGCCCGTGTGGACAACTACGACCGCGCGGTGCAGGATA
- a CDS encoding PEGA domain-containing protein encodes MPRLLAVLALVSLWALPALAAGEQPWVDAERFQAQQPAPPPAAAPAPAAPAAPQAPAAPPAPPAQAAPPAAKPAAQPDYADQPEIQRRRKARLAYTQALDEFNAGHYRQAARLFQQHLAVFPENGQARKYLAMSRKLQKAQTHGTLKVLSRPKAQVQLDGHLRGETPLTLDELPVGSHFLQVQAGGVRQGRPVEIKPMTTTTVEFDLTPVEIQSTAQPRAPAGSRAFAAARASLVPPQGWKPTEDAAKRQVSLWTPDKEAMIQVNLATAAPGMSLESFVAEFEKGAVGRPGGALQHKANGKKGSVAGRPAYQALYQGKDGQATVVFLSVGERVYILSLICPPARQAELEPAFRAVLQSFAPLP; translated from the coding sequence ATGCCCCGCCTGCTAGCTGTTTTGGCCCTTGTGTCGTTGTGGGCTTTGCCGGCCCTGGCCGCCGGAGAGCAGCCCTGGGTGGACGCCGAGCGCTTCCAGGCCCAGCAGCCCGCCCCGCCTCCGGCCGCCGCCCCGGCCCCCGCCGCACCAGCTGCGCCCCAGGCCCCGGCCGCGCCCCCCGCGCCCCCGGCCCAGGCGGCTCCCCCGGCGGCCAAGCCCGCCGCGCAGCCAGACTACGCCGACCAGCCCGAGATTCAGCGCCGCCGCAAGGCCCGCCTGGCCTACACCCAGGCCTTGGACGAGTTCAACGCGGGGCATTATCGCCAGGCCGCCAGGCTTTTCCAGCAGCATCTGGCGGTGTTTCCCGAAAACGGCCAGGCGCGCAAGTATCTGGCCATGTCACGGAAGCTGCAAAAGGCCCAAACCCACGGCACCCTGAAGGTGCTCAGCCGCCCCAAGGCCCAGGTGCAGCTCGACGGCCATCTACGGGGCGAGACCCCTCTCACCCTGGACGAGCTGCCGGTGGGTAGCCATTTCTTGCAGGTGCAGGCGGGCGGGGTGCGCCAGGGGCGGCCGGTGGAGATAAAGCCCATGACCACCACCACCGTGGAGTTCGACCTGACCCCGGTGGAGATACAGAGCACGGCCCAGCCCAGGGCCCCGGCGGGCAGCCGCGCCTTTGCGGCGGCCCGGGCCAGCCTGGTCCCGCCCCAGGGCTGGAAGCCAACGGAGGACGCGGCCAAGCGCCAGGTGAGCCTGTGGACTCCGGACAAGGAAGCCATGATCCAGGTTAACCTGGCCACGGCCGCGCCGGGCATGAGCCTGGAGAGTTTCGTGGCCGAGTTCGAGAAGGGGGCGGTGGGCCGGCCCGGCGGGGCCCTGCAACACAAGGCCAACGGCAAGAAGGGAAGCGTGGCCGGACGCCCGGCCTACCAGGCCCTGTACCAGGGCAAGGACGGTCAGGCCACGGTGGTGTTCCTGAGCGTGGGGGAGCGCGTCTACATCCTCAGCCTGATCTGCCCGCCCGCGCGCCAGGCCGAGCTGGAGCCCGCCTTCCGCGCGGTGCTGCAAAGCTTCGCGCCCCTGCCTTAG
- a CDS encoding HAMP domain-containing histidine kinase — translation MPDYHTRFLLAASVGQDALAVFDPEGLSFLNPAGERLMDREFADLCGLAPAQVVQPAPAPLEQGDESPFLGRIMRPDGPGVLVKGLAFGLEDQRQMWVFREYISLAELGSLAAGLMHNLAGPLSVIRSSAEMMNTLLGRLAEEEPEMAERMNNWPPTLRRGGDKIIAQVDQIAATTRDLLAKISGDSRRQHQSLDLNEILRTELAFLRNDLNIKHGVEFQVNLDPALPMIKGLYSDFSQALRNVLLNAVEATLGQKERRLGVLTCRNQGWVEVCVSDNGQGIPPEVRPRIFEPFFSHGKHSEDQVGLGLHSVRQLLSYYGARYQIDSNPQGTEFTVRLPREAEAEGV, via the coding sequence TTGCCCGATTATCATACCCGGTTTCTTCTGGCCGCTTCGGTGGGTCAGGACGCCCTGGCGGTGTTCGACCCCGAGGGGTTGAGCTTTCTCAACCCGGCCGGCGAGCGCCTCATGGACCGCGAATTCGCCGACCTTTGCGGCCTGGCCCCCGCCCAAGTGGTCCAGCCCGCCCCGGCCCCCCTGGAGCAGGGCGACGAGTCGCCCTTCCTGGGCCGGATCATGCGCCCGGACGGCCCCGGCGTCCTGGTCAAGGGCCTGGCCTTCGGCCTGGAGGACCAGCGTCAGATGTGGGTCTTTAGGGAGTACATCTCCCTGGCCGAGCTGGGCTCCCTGGCCGCCGGCCTGATGCACAACCTGGCCGGCCCCTTGAGCGTCATCCGCTCCTCGGCGGAGATGATGAACACCCTCCTGGGCCGGCTGGCCGAGGAAGAGCCCGAGATGGCCGAGCGCATGAACAACTGGCCCCCCACCCTCAGGCGGGGCGGCGACAAGATCATCGCCCAGGTGGACCAGATCGCGGCAACCACCCGCGACCTCTTGGCCAAGATCAGCGGCGACAGCCGCCGTCAGCACCAGTCCCTGGACCTGAACGAGATCCTGCGCACCGAGCTGGCCTTTCTGCGCAACGACCTCAACATCAAGCACGGGGTGGAGTTCCAGGTGAACCTGGACCCGGCCCTGCCCATGATCAAGGGGCTCTACTCCGACTTTTCCCAGGCCCTGCGCAACGTGCTCTTGAACGCGGTGGAGGCCACCCTGGGCCAGAAGGAGCGCCGCCTGGGGGTGCTCACCTGCCGCAACCAGGGCTGGGTGGAGGTCTGCGTGTCGGACAACGGCCAGGGCATTCCCCCCGAGGTGCGGCCCCGCATCTTCGAGCCCTTCTTCTCCCACGGCAAGCACTCGGAGGACCAGGTGGGCCTGGGCCTGCATTCGGTGCGCCAGTTGCTCAGCTACTACGGAGCCCGCTACCAGATAGACTCCAACCCCCAAGGCACCGAGTTCACGGTGCGCCTGCCCCGCGAGGCGGAGGCCGAGGGTGTCTGA